TTGGTTCAGGAAGCCTTGGATGAGTTGATGAAAGGCCGTACCACCATCATTATTGCGCATAGATTGGCGACCATACGAAAGGTTGACCGCATTTATGTGCTGAGCGATGGGGAGATCATTGAGCAGGGCAATCACGCTGAACTGCTCGGACAGGAAGACGGCTTTTATGCCAACCTGGTCAGGTTACAGTTTGCCGATTAACCCAGGTTATGCGCACAGATGGACTTGGTCATACCCAGCCAAGACTCCTTGTAAATACTGCTTCCCGGGAATAACTTTTTCATTTCTTGTAGTGTAAGCAAACGTATTTCATCCAGATACTGCTGTGCATGTGCGGGATCCCATTTTTGAAGTCTGCTGACCTTGGTTTTGGTCAGGAAAAAAAACACCCAAGACTTTGGCACATACTGGGAAAATGGAATGGCGTAATGTGCTTCTATGGGGAAATGCTTGTTCGGAGTTTGGATAAAATGCTTTTTACCTACACGCAGAATCTCAGCGGCCATTTTCTGTTGGTTTTCCCAGGTATATAAATGCTCAATGACCGAATTGGAAAAGATCAGGTCAAAACTCTGGTCTGGGAATTGGGGCATAGAGGTGGCATCTCCCACTACTGCTTTGAATCTATCATTCTCGTTTGGATCCAGACTTAAATTCAGAAGCGTGATCTCCACATTTGGCAAATCCAGCAGAGCACTATTCTTCCAGAAATAGTCTGTACCGCCTAGATCTAGTATTCTAACTGGCTTGGTTTTTGAAAAATTCTTGAAAAATAAATCCTCAAAATCTTTTTGTCTTTGGTTTCTAAATTTGGCTCCTAGCGAGCGTGGATTTTCAGAAGGAGAAAATAAATCAGTAATAAAACTCATGCGTTGCCTAGAGGCTTTCGTATAATAATAAAGCACAAAAGTAATCAGGCTTGCTGATTCTTTTCTTAATTTTGGCTTCTAAAATGAATCGGATTGGCTTAGTATCCAAGTTTAACTGGTATTGAAGGTAAATAGGCCGGATTCGGTTAGTGTTTTTATGAAAAGAAGGTTTGATAAGTATTTTCCTTGGGTGTTTACCCTGATAGATTTTTTGGTGTCCTTAGTGGCACTGCTTATCTGTGATTATGGACTTCAGTTCATCGGTATTTTTGAAGGAGCGAGTTTTCTTGCTTTTGTTCCTCTTTCAGTTTTATGGATGCTGGTGT
This genomic window from Algoriphagus sp. TR-M9 contains:
- a CDS encoding class I SAM-dependent methyltransferase, encoding MSFITDLFSPSENPRSLGAKFRNQRQKDFEDLFFKNFSKTKPVRILDLGGTDYFWKNSALLDLPNVEITLLNLSLDPNENDRFKAVVGDATSMPQFPDQSFDLIFSNSVIEHLYTWENQQKMAAEILRVGKKHFIQTPNKHFPIEAHYAIPFSQYVPKSWVFFFLTKTKVSRLQKWDPAHAQQYLDEIRLLTLQEMKKLFPGSSIYKESWLGMTKSICAHNLG